From the genome of Thermodesulfobacteriota bacterium:
CGTATTATCTCGGATATATCCAAGCAGGATGTATTACACAACTTTGGCTTTTTGAAAAAGCTACGCATTTCATTGGCACTGGTTCTAGGCTTGGGCATAGACGGGGTGGGACAATTTGTCGGATATTCTCTCGGTGCCGGAGATTCCGAAGAAAGGTTATCGAAGTACGAGTTCCACCGCTACCTTCATCTCTCCAAATCGGATAAGAAGATGTTAATTTGTGGGGGAAACGAGTTAAAATGAATGATCCTCATTCCCCAGAAATTTCAGTTGTTATAGTCACCCCGGATCACTATAATACGATTCGGAAGACGATAAGACACCTGCGGACACAGACGGTCAGGGACAAGTTGGAGGTCGTAATCGTCGCCCCTTCAGCAGACCGGCTTGGCCTAGACCTATCGGAGATGAAGGATTTTCTTCGTTTTCTAGTGGTCGAGGTCGGGGAAATAAAGCTCGTGGCCAAAGCCAAGGCCATTGCGGTCAGGCAAGCTATTGCACCCATAGTAGCCTTTGCCGAGGATCACTGTTATCCGGACCCGGATTGGGCTGAGGCATTGATAGCCGCGCATCAGCAGGGTTTCGCCGCTGTCGGGCCGGCGATGGGAAATGCCAATCCGAACACCATGGTTAGCTGGGCCGGGATGTTTATGGGGTTTGGCCCCTATTTCGAGCCGGCCAGAGCAAGAGAAACCCTCGGACTTCCCTGGCACAACATCTCCTATAAGCGTCAGGTCTTGATGGATTACGGCGATAAGCTCGATTCCATGATAGTGGTGGAGGGCATGCTACTCGACGAATTGCGGGTGAAAGGATATGGGATATACCTCGAGGCGGCGGCTAAGACCTATCATGTGAACATATCTTTACTCTCCTCATGGGTAAGGCAGGCCTTTTGGGGTGGGTGGTTGTTTGCCGCAGTTCGTGCCCGCCAAAAGAGATGGCCACTGTGGCGTCGGTTGCTCTATATAGGGGGCGCACCGCTGATCCCCCTGGTGCGGCTCCGGCGCACGATAAGGGAAATTAAACGCTCCGGCAGAGAACAGAAACTTATCCCCAAAATTTTTCCGGCGCTCATCTCCGGGTTAGTCTCACATGCAACGGGCGAGCTGGCCGGCTACGCCTTCGGCCTGGGTAAAGCAGATGAGCATTATTCCTATTACGAAATGGCCCGTATACGCCATGTCGTCCCCGAAGACCGTGACTTATTAACCTTATAATCAATTTACCCTCTTAAACCAGGGCCAGAAATGGGCTATCTTCCTTCTCCCGAAATTTCGGTAGTGATTGTCACCCCGGATAGCTTCACCACAATCCGTAACACGATAGCATGTCTAAGTAAACAGACCGCCAAGGACCAAATGGAAGTCGTTATCGTATCACCATCGGCTGAGTGCATAAATACTAACAGTCCCGAGCTGAGTGCTTTCCGGTGGGTAAAAATAGTGGAGTTAAGAAATATAGAGTCCATAGCCCAGGGAAACGCAGCGGGGATTCGTAGGGCAACCGCACCGGTCGTTGTCCTAGCCGAAGACCATTCATTCCCCACACCGGACTGGGCTCAAGCTCTCATTGAGGCACATCAGCAACCCTGGGCCGCGGTAGGGCCGGTAGTGTATAACGCCAACCCAGGCAGCGCAATTAGCTGGGCAGATTTTCTGATCGGCTATGGGCATTGGATTGACCCAGGCCGAAAAGGAACCGTAGATCACCTACCCGGCCACAATAGCAGTTACAAAAGTAAGGTCCTGCTTGAATATGGCTCCAAGCTCGAAGGGATGCTTGAGGCCGAGTCTGTGCTTCATTGGGATTTAAGGAAAAAGGGATATCAGCTTTACCTCGATCCGGCGGCAAAGATATATCACGTCAATTTCGGATTAATGTCCTCATGGATACCAGTCCAGTTTCATGGTGGGCGAATGTTTGCGGCAACCCGCGCACAATACTGGTCAATACCGAGACGATTGCTCTATGCCGCCTGCTCCCCGCTCATTCCGGCCGTGCGCTTTAGCCGTATTGTTAGAAAGTTGAAAGGCTCTGAAAGCCCTCACAACATTCCCCGGGGCACATTTCCGGCACTGGCTATAGGCTTGCTGGTGAGTGCATTGGGTGAAATGCTCGGTTACGCTCTTGGTGCGGGAGAGGCAAAGCAAAAGCTGGCTGATTTGGAATTCCATCGAATACGGCACATCTCTGAGCGGGACCGGCTGTTCATAGAAGATAATGAAGCTCTCAAAGGTCTGTAGCCTGAATGGAGTATGGCAACGCCATTGACACCAGGCCACTGACAATGCCGTCGTATACTTTCGCCAACTGTGATTACTTGGCGACGTATTAACCACACAATCAGGATGAGATTCATAGGAGTAAGAGACCTTTATTTACTTTCCGTGATGGTATTAATTCAAGTATTAAGTTGGTTCTCCTCGCCTGGAATAAAACAGTTCTTCAAAAAGGGCATCACATCCATGGCCTATCAATTTTCCAGGAGAAAAAGACGTATTAGCGAAAAAAATATTTCAACGGTTTTTGGCCAAGACCTCAGCGAAGTCCGGAAAAAGGAGATTGTCAAAGGGAACTTCTACGAATTCTGGAACGAGGTTTTTTCCTTGTTCGTTTCCAGTGCAGAAAAACAATCCCTGAAAGGAGCCGAGATCCGTGGACTAGACCATCTGCACACCGCACTCAAAAAAGGGAATGGAGTAATTCTATGGGAGAGTAACAGTTTTGGGGGAAGGAGCTTGGCAAAACGAATCCTTCATGAAAATGGATTTTCCCTATACCAGGTGCACGCTAGGTCCCACATTGGAGGGTTTGCCAATGTTATGGCCCCAGAAACATGGGTGCGCCATCATATCATTAGGCCATTTTTTGAAAAACTTGAAAAAGAATTTATCGAAGAGATCATATACCTGCCTAATTCGTCCTCCCTTGCTTTTACCAGACAGCTCTGGGGCATGTTGGCGCAAAACAAGATCATATGTATCACCGGCGACGGCAGATTAGGGCAAAAACTGATACCTCTCCAATTTCTTGGTCACACTCAGTTATTCTCTACCGGAATGGTTAGCCTGGCCAGGTTATCCGGGGCCCCGATTCTACCGATATTTTGTATTCAAAATAGGAGCGGAAATACGTGCCTGGTCATCGAGCCGCCTATAAATATAGAGGGAAACGAGGACAGAGACCAAGGGTTGAAAAATAGCGTCGCAGAATACGCCGGCTTATTGGAATCGTACATCAGAAAATATCCAGAGAAGTACCGTAGCTGGCACCATCTCGAATCGGGCGGCAAAAACTAACACCAAGATCATGTTCACTGCAAAGTCGAAGGGACAAAGGATTGGTCTTTTGAAGAGTTTATCCTTCAACCCTCCGACTTAGCTCCAGGGTGAAAGCATGGCGTTACTGTGAGTTTCACAGAGCTCTTCATGGTGCGTTCTTCGACAATCTGGGCAGGCTCAGCGTGAAGTGGTATTTAGAATGAGTTATCCCCTACTTCATGGTGAGCGTTTCGGTTAAGTTTATGCTGAGGAATCCAAGCACTCAAGATAAACTCCGTCGAACCATGAGCCCTTCGATAGTTCACCGATTAAATCGGGGACCAGCTCACTACTCCGGACGAAAGGGGTCTTTTATTGCTCATTAACAGCGAATGTAAATCCGCTCATGCTGGGCCTGGTAGAGGGATGCCTATATGGTTGTTCCTGATACTATCCGGCAAGTCGAATTGCCCGCCAGAGGACTGCCTCACAATAACCAGAATAGTAGACATTGATTTCTTCTACGTCATTGCGAATCAATCTCTTATTTTGTGCAAGTTTGACCGGACATAAAAATCAACAACCCTGCATCAAGCTGCACGGTATGATCTTATATTGACACCATCTCAGCTGTCATTGCGAGGAGGATAGCGACGAAGCAATCTAAAAACGAGATTGCTTCACTACGTTCGCAATGACAATATAGTGGTAACCCTGTGGCCAGCCACAGGGGACTCTCAAGTTAAATCGAAGCGAACTGGTGATGCGTAGTCCGTGGAAAGATATACCGGTACTCCTAAGAACCCCGATTGGACGCTCGGAGCTCATTCATGGCATTTGGCATCGATCCTGGCCTATTCTTTCACGACTGGCTGCTCTATACCGAGGTACGGTCGTTCGAAATACCGGCGTTGTGGCTGTAGTAGGTTCATTCGGAAAGTCAACCACAGCCCGGGCGATAGCGGCTGCTCTAGGTGTGCATACTCACCCGCGTTTTCAATTCAATGCATTCAGCTCCGTGGCTCGCGCGGTTCTTCGCATCCGGCCTTATGATCGCCACGCCGTGATTGAGGTAGGAATTAATGGCCCCGGTCAGATGGAGGTCTACGCACGCCTGGTTAAACCGGACATCACAGTGGTTACATCTATTGGAAGCGAGCACAACCGTTCACTGGGAACCCTCGAAGCTACGCGAACGGAAAAATCGAAGATGGTAAGAGCACTCAAGCCAGCAGGCATAGCAGTACTGAACGGCGATGACCCCAACGTTCTCTGGATGAAGAGTGAAACCGTGGCAAAGGTTATAACCTTTGGTATCGATAGCACAAACGATATATGGGCGAGTGACATATCCCTCGATTGGCCTAACGGAACGCGGTTCAAACTGCATACACTAGAAGAGACACGCGACTTACGAATCAGGCTTATCGGCAGGCATATGGTACACCCAATTCTGGCTTCGGTGGCGGTTTCCCTTGCCCGAGGATTTACCCTTGATCAAGTAATTCCAGCGCTGGAAGCTCTAGCTCCGACGCCCGGTCGAATGCAGACCGTCCCGCTTCCAAACGGAGCGTTTATTCTACGTGATGACTACAAGTCCCACCTGGAAACTATTGAAACCGGGCTCGACATTTTATCAGAAATACCGGCACGGCGACGAATAGTAGTGCTTGGAGATATCGAGGAACCACCCGGAGAGAAGTATCCGCTATATCAACTGATTGGAGAACGCATCGCCAAAGTTGCTTCCCGAGCTATCTTCGTCGGCGGTCATAGTTGCAGAAAGTACGCTACCGGCGCAAAGCACGGCGGGATGCCTCGAGAAAGCATCAGTTATGTCGGAGAAAACACGTTTAAAGCTATAGAGTTGCTCCGCCAGGAGATCGGGCCCGGAGACGTCGTGCTAATCAAGGGACGCGGTACCCAGCGTTTCGACCGGGTAGCCCTTTCGCTTATGGGTAAAAAGGTACGCTGCCGTATTAACTATTGTAACGTGAAGAGGCGTTGCGAACACTGCCCCATGCTGGAGCGAGGATGGAATAGCGCTACGCTAGGTCTGGAGCAGCCGAAGAGCTAAAAATAACGGCTCGTGCCGCATAACCATATACTTTAAGATGACCCGTTTATCACCCCTAACTAGAACTAGCAATTTATTTGTGCGGGCCATTACAGTACTTCGAGAAGAAGGTATTAAAAGCTTCTGGTTCAAGTCGCTGGGAGAAATGGGCTATCGCCGGTATCTTCTGCTAGAGCGGTTGCTTGACGACCCTATACCGCATACAGAGCCCCGAGTGCCCATAACAATAGACCTGCTTAAAAAGACCGAGGCCGAGGAATACTCCATGTTTAGAGCAGGAGTCCAGCAGTCTGAAATCATAGCCCGGATTGACTCCGGCCATCGGTGTTTTGTGGCTCGGCATCGAGGGAAGATAATTTCCGTCACCTGGGCGACTGCAAATATGACCGTTCGTAGCTACTATCTCAATCGGGAAATTCGTTTAGGACAGGACGAGGTTTACACCTATGCTTCGTTCACCGAGCCAGACTTTCGAGGCCTATCCGTCTCGCCGGCCTTGAAGGCGGAGATGATCCGGTACTTCCGCTCGGCCGGCTACCGAAGAATGATCTGCTGGGTTCTGCCAGAAAACAGCTCTAGCTTAAAAGCGCTTCACAAAGCTGGTTTTCATACCCTGGGAATGATGGGCTACGTCCGGGTCGGACCGTGGCGAAAGGACTTTTACAGGGTTATCAATCCATGAGAAATATAACCAGTCTGAATCGGGCAGGAGGAGACTCGATTAAACTGCATTCACTAAAACGAGCAGTCAAAATATTAAAAGATGACGGTATCAAGAGTTTGTCCTTAAAACTGCTGGACGAAACGCGCATTTACCGACGGGTGCTCTTGCTTGAACGCCCACTGGATCAAATCACTCCGAATATAAAACCTAGAATTCCGGTGAAAATAGACCTACTGAAAGAAACTGAGATAGATGAGTATCTCGCATTATACACCGGGCCAAATCCCTCCCCTGCTCCTGGTCGGTTTAGCTCCGGCCATTTGTGTTTCGTTGCACGCTATGATGGACAAATTATTTCCGCTTCTTGGGCTGCTACTGATAAAGCCTGGAGCCACTATCTTTCTAGAGAAATTCTGCTGAAACAGGATGAAGTCTACATCTTCGACTCTTTTACCAAGCCTGATTTTCGCGGACTATCTATCTCACCACTAGTAAGAGCGGAGATGATTCGATATTTTCGCTCTGCCGGCTATAGACGAATGATTATAGCGGTAATACCGGAAAACAGGCCAAACATCCGGGCAGTTCAAAAAGTAGGTTTCAGTCCTTTTGGTATTATGGGCTATATTAAGTTAGGGCCCTGGCGATGGGACTTTCATAAGGCAAATAAAATCGAGGGGTGATTACATGCATAAAATAGACCTAGGCTCACTCAAAATATACCAGGACCTCACTGACTGGAACGAAGACCGCACACTTACCGACCAGGTTAAGACTTGTATCGAGGCTCAAAAAAGGGCGGCAGCGGTTTTTTTTCAAAACAGTTTTAAGCCGGACCCTAATGCCGGTGCTGCCGCTGTCTCCGAGGAAGCACTCCAATCCATCCTCCAATCAGGACGGGACGTGCATGGAATAGCTAAGGAAAGGGATATATCCAATGTTATTGTTTTCAATGCCAGAAACATCGGAGACTCGGTATTAAGCACACAGGTAGTGACATTTAGGAAGTCGGTGGACGCCCTTATCTTTAAAAAGATAAAGCAAAACCTCAGGGCCAACGGAAGCTTATCGGTGGCTGCCAGCGGGCATTTCTGGTACCCCCCTGGTGCCTATATGGGCTGGCACACAAACAGCGGAGCCCCGGGATGGAGAATGTATATAAGCCATGCAGAAGAACCGGGTAAGTCTTTCTTCAGATACCGCGACCCTGATACGCAAAAAATCATAACCTCCTTGGACGATGAATGGAACGTACGCCTTTTTGAAATACGGAGAGACAAGCCCCTATGGCACGCTGTATACTCCGATACCAATAGATTCAGCCTGGGATACGTGCTTTATAAAAGCTCATATGCCGAATCACTTCGTCGATTAGTGAAGATGGTTCTTAAATAGATATTCATCAACAAACTTGTACAAATAAGAGATTGCTTCGTGCCAAAAGAAGGCGATTTGTCATGACGCCTCAGGCCTTGTCATTTGTGGGAGTTAAACAACGGAATAATCTATTCAAATTCATCACTGCTAGTTAGCCATTGCTTAAACTAAGATAGACTGCACATAGGTGAAAAGAGTTGCAATATGTTCCGATAAACCACTTTGGCACGAAGTATATTCTGATAT
Proteins encoded in this window:
- a CDS encoding GNAT family N-acetyltransferase, which encodes MRAITVLREEGIKSFWFKSLGEMGYRRYLLLERLLDDPIPHTEPRVPITIDLLKKTEAEEYSMFRAGVQQSEIIARIDSGHRCFVARHRGKIISVTWATANMTVRSYYLNREIRLGQDEVYTYASFTEPDFRGLSVSPALKAEMIRYFRSAGYRRMICWVLPENSSSLKALHKAGFHTLGMMGYVRVGPWRKDFYRVINP
- the murF gene encoding UDP-N-acetylmuramoyl-tripeptide--D-alanyl-D-alanine ligase, which produces MRSPWKDIPVLLRTPIGRSELIHGIWHRSWPILSRLAALYRGTVVRNTGVVAVVGSFGKSTTARAIAAALGVHTHPRFQFNAFSSVARAVLRIRPYDRHAVIEVGINGPGQMEVYARLVKPDITVVTSIGSEHNRSLGTLEATRTEKSKMVRALKPAGIAVLNGDDPNVLWMKSETVAKVITFGIDSTNDIWASDISLDWPNGTRFKLHTLEETRDLRIRLIGRHMVHPILASVAVSLARGFTLDQVIPALEALAPTPGRMQTVPLPNGAFILRDDYKSHLETIETGLDILSEIPARRRIVVLGDIEEPPGEKYPLYQLIGERIAKVASRAIFVGGHSCRKYATGAKHGGMPRESISYVGENTFKAIELLRQEIGPGDVVLIKGRGTQRFDRVALSLMGKKVRCRINYCNVKRRCEHCPMLERGWNSATLGLEQPKS
- a CDS encoding GNAT family N-acetyltransferase; protein product: MRNITSLNRAGGDSIKLHSLKRAVKILKDDGIKSLSLKLLDETRIYRRVLLLERPLDQITPNIKPRIPVKIDLLKETEIDEYLALYTGPNPSPAPGRFSSGHLCFVARYDGQIISASWAATDKAWSHYLSREILLKQDEVYIFDSFTKPDFRGLSISPLVRAEMIRYFRSAGYRRMIIAVIPENRPNIRAVQKVGFSPFGIMGYIKLGPWRWDFHKANKIEG
- a CDS encoding lysophospholipid acyltransferase family protein, with protein sequence MVLIQVLSWFSSPGIKQFFKKGITSMAYQFSRRKRRISEKNISTVFGQDLSEVRKKEIVKGNFYEFWNEVFSLFVSSAEKQSLKGAEIRGLDHLHTALKKGNGVILWESNSFGGRSLAKRILHENGFSLYQVHARSHIGGFANVMAPETWVRHHIIRPFFEKLEKEFIEEIIYLPNSSSLAFTRQLWGMLAQNKIICITGDGRLGQKLIPLQFLGHTQLFSTGMVSLARLSGAPILPIFCIQNRSGNTCLVIEPPINIEGNEDRDQGLKNSVAEYAGLLESYIRKYPEKYRSWHHLESGGKN
- a CDS encoding glycosyltransferase, with the translated sequence MGYLPSPEISVVIVTPDSFTTIRNTIACLSKQTAKDQMEVVIVSPSAECINTNSPELSAFRWVKIVELRNIESIAQGNAAGIRRATAPVVVLAEDHSFPTPDWAQALIEAHQQPWAAVGPVVYNANPGSAISWADFLIGYGHWIDPGRKGTVDHLPGHNSSYKSKVLLEYGSKLEGMLEAESVLHWDLRKKGYQLYLDPAAKIYHVNFGLMSSWIPVQFHGGRMFAATRAQYWSIPRRLLYAACSPLIPAVRFSRIVRKLKGSESPHNIPRGTFPALAIGLLVSALGEMLGYALGAGEAKQKLADLEFHRIRHISERDRLFIEDNEALKGL
- a CDS encoding glycosyltransferase, which produces MNDPHSPEISVVIVTPDHYNTIRKTIRHLRTQTVRDKLEVVIVAPSADRLGLDLSEMKDFLRFLVVEVGEIKLVAKAKAIAVRQAIAPIVAFAEDHCYPDPDWAEALIAAHQQGFAAVGPAMGNANPNTMVSWAGMFMGFGPYFEPARARETLGLPWHNISYKRQVLMDYGDKLDSMIVVEGMLLDELRVKGYGIYLEAAAKTYHVNISLLSSWVRQAFWGGWLFAAVRARQKRWPLWRRLLYIGGAPLIPLVRLRRTIREIKRSGREQKLIPKIFPALISGLVSHATGELAGYAFGLGKADEHYSYYEMARIRHVVPEDRDLLTL